From the genome of Pantoea alfalfae, one region includes:
- the cutC gene encoding copper homeostasis protein CutC translates to MTTLEICCYGVDCAVTAQQAGADRVELCAAPREGGLTPSAGMLNAARREVSIPVHPIVRPRGGDFCYTAREFEAMKSDVALIRELGFPGLVIGMLDEDAHIHQGQMRQIMALCDGLAVTFHRAFDLCHSPKRALEALTDLGVARILTSGQQQSAENGIALLRELNETSTGPIIMAGAGVRLSNLQKFLDMGIDEVHSSASRLTASPMRYRKAGVSMCSEAETDEFSRYCVDGDVVEAMKSVMQMSTVRVA, encoded by the coding sequence ATGACCACACTGGAAATTTGCTGCTATGGCGTGGATTGCGCCGTGACCGCACAACAGGCGGGCGCTGATCGGGTTGAACTTTGTGCCGCACCGCGCGAAGGCGGCCTGACCCCGTCTGCGGGGATGCTGAATGCCGCCCGGCGCGAGGTTTCGATTCCGGTTCATCCTATTGTCCGGCCACGGGGTGGCGATTTTTGTTACACCGCACGTGAATTCGAGGCGATGAAATCGGATGTGGCGTTAATTCGTGAACTCGGTTTTCCCGGTCTGGTGATTGGGATGCTGGATGAAGACGCCCATATTCATCAGGGGCAGATGCGACAGATTATGGCGCTGTGTGACGGTCTGGCGGTGACCTTCCATCGCGCCTTCGATCTCTGTCACAGCCCTAAGCGCGCACTGGAAGCGTTAACGGATTTGGGTGTAGCGCGCATTCTGACATCCGGTCAGCAGCAGAGCGCTGAAAACGGAATTGCATTACTTCGGGAACTAAATGAGACCAGTACCGGTCCTATTATTATGGCAGGTGCGGGCGTGCGTCTCAGCAACCTGCAAAAGTTTCTCGACATGGGGATTGATGAAGTCCATAGCTCGGCCAGTCGCCTGACGGCGTCACCGATGCGCTACCGCAAAGCGGGTGTCTCCATGTGTTCTGAAGCCGAAACCGATGAGTTCAGCCGCTACTGCGTAGACGGCGATGTGGTTGAGGCGATGAAAAGCGTGATGCAGATGAGCACCGTTCGGGTTGCCTGA
- a CDS encoding LysE family translocator: MSATLFSFLFAITILTLTPGFDTALVLRTAIAQGWQRAWATALGVTLGCLLWGIAVGLGLGALLMASEIAYNLLKWIGAGWLLCLGIKLLLKPRQQSVGTAEQPAHQQGYLACFSRGLMGNLLNPKIGVFYVTFLPQFIPAGASVTLWCTLMALAHMLLGLFWNAVLIGGSHYFASHLRKPTVLKGMDRLTGCVFIGFAAKLALSRR; the protein is encoded by the coding sequence ATGAGCGCCACGCTCTTTTCATTTCTGTTTGCGATAACTATTCTGACACTCACACCTGGATTTGATACCGCGCTGGTGCTGCGAACCGCCATTGCACAGGGCTGGCAACGCGCCTGGGCGACAGCCCTTGGCGTAACGCTGGGTTGTCTGCTTTGGGGGATCGCAGTTGGGCTGGGGCTGGGCGCGCTGCTGATGGCCTCTGAAATCGCCTATAACCTGCTAAAGTGGATCGGTGCAGGCTGGCTGCTCTGTCTGGGCATAAAGCTGCTGCTTAAGCCGCGTCAGCAATCCGTGGGGACAGCTGAACAGCCTGCACATCAGCAGGGCTATCTGGCCTGCTTCAGTCGGGGATTAATGGGAAATCTGCTGAATCCGAAAATTGGCGTGTTTTACGTCACTTTTCTGCCACAGTTCATTCCGGCGGGGGCGTCCGTGACGCTCTGGTGCACACTGATGGCACTGGCGCACATGCTACTGGGGCTGTTCTGGAATGCGGTACTGATTGGCGGCAGCCACTATTTCGCCAGCCATCTGCGAAAACCGACGGTGCTGAAGGGGATGGATCGTCTGACCGGCTGTGTATTTATTGGATTTGCGGCGAAACTGGCGTTGTCTCGCCGCTAG
- a CDS encoding glycerol dehydrogenase, translated as MSKFIFSSPRKYVQGAGVLDELGTYLTELGDQAFLVADDVVWKLIGERTQQTLQSAGVKFSWQQFNGEASSNEITRLSALAKSQGCNVIVGLGGGKTLDTVKAVADELKQPVAIVPTIASTDAPCSALSVIYSDSGVFESYRFYSKNPDLVLVDTAVCASAPARLFASGIADGLATWVEAQAVARSHAKSMVSGDPTLAGLAIARACEETLLKWGYSAYIAVTEKRVTPAVEAVVEANTLLSGLGFENGGLAAAHAIHNGFTAIDGDIHHLTHGEKVAYGTLTQMVLEQRSDEEIARYIRFYRSINMPTTLREMHLENESWENLVKVGALANSEGDTLKNLNPHLSPEDIANALLALDAFSQMVK; from the coding sequence ATGAGTAAATTTATTTTTTCATCACCCCGTAAATATGTGCAGGGCGCAGGTGTGCTGGATGAGCTGGGAACGTACCTGACTGAACTGGGCGATCAGGCCTTTCTGGTGGCGGATGACGTTGTCTGGAAGCTGATTGGCGAACGCACACAACAGACATTGCAGTCCGCCGGGGTGAAATTCAGCTGGCAGCAGTTTAACGGCGAGGCATCCAGTAATGAGATCACCCGTCTCAGTGCGCTGGCGAAGAGCCAGGGCTGTAACGTGATTGTCGGGCTGGGCGGCGGCAAAACGCTGGACACGGTTAAGGCGGTGGCGGACGAACTTAAACAGCCGGTGGCCATCGTGCCGACCATTGCCTCCACCGATGCCCCCTGTAGTGCGCTATCAGTCATCTACTCTGACAGCGGCGTATTTGAGAGCTATCGCTTCTACAGCAAAAATCCCGATTTGGTGCTGGTCGATACGGCAGTCTGCGCCAGTGCACCTGCGCGGCTCTTTGCCTCCGGCATTGCCGATGGTCTGGCCACCTGGGTTGAAGCGCAGGCAGTGGCGCGCTCCCATGCGAAATCGATGGTCAGCGGCGATCCGACCCTTGCCGGACTGGCGATTGCCCGCGCCTGCGAAGAAACACTGCTTAAGTGGGGATACAGCGCATACATCGCCGTTACCGAAAAACGGGTCACGCCCGCAGTGGAAGCGGTGGTTGAGGCGAACACGCTGCTTTCAGGGCTGGGCTTTGAAAACGGCGGGCTGGCAGCCGCCCACGCTATTCACAATGGTTTTACCGCCATCGATGGCGATATCCATCATCTCACCCACGGCGAGAAAGTCGCCTACGGCACACTGACGCAGATGGTGCTTGAGCAGCGGTCGGATGAGGAAATTGCGCGCTATATTCGTTTCTATCGCAGCATCAACATGCCGACCACGTTGCGTGAAATGCATCTGGAAAATGAAAGCTGGGAAAATCTGGTGAAAGTGGGGGCATTGGCGAACAGTGAGGGCGATACGCTGAAAAACCTCAACCCTCATCTGTCACCGGAAGATATCGCCAACGCCCTGCTGGCGCTGGATGCCTTTAGTCAGATGGTGAAATAA
- a CDS encoding MalY/PatB family protein: MAFNFDQRIDRRHSDSLKWNKYADQDILPLWVADTDFRSPDCVIEAIKTRAVHGIFGYGDTPVAFIDSAIAWLASRYQWHVNPEWIVVLPGVVSGLNLAVRAFTAPDELTIAPTPIYPPFRGSAKLAERGQLNLPLTLKQGRWVLDMDAAEDQFTSKERLLMLCNPQNPGGTVYRRDELQAQLEFAHKHDLIVCSDEIHSDLLLEPGAKHIPFASLSEDAAQRSVTLMSPSKSFNIAGLGASIAIIPDAELRARFNRMRRGIVPDVDILALTAAAAAWREGEPWLQAQNTYLRSNRDWLVSQVNKMTGLSVAAPEATYLAWIDASALGVASPALYFEKHGLGLTAGREFGNDQFVRLNFGCTRALLDEAVARLKRAVAARI; encoded by the coding sequence ATGGCATTCAATTTCGACCAACGGATAGACCGTCGTCACAGCGATAGCCTTAAATGGAACAAATATGCGGACCAGGACATTCTGCCGTTGTGGGTGGCAGATACGGATTTCCGATCCCCTGACTGCGTCATCGAGGCAATTAAGACCCGCGCCGTGCATGGGATTTTTGGTTATGGTGATACGCCGGTGGCGTTTATTGACAGTGCGATAGCGTGGCTCGCCTCACGCTATCAGTGGCACGTTAATCCGGAGTGGATTGTGGTGTTGCCGGGTGTCGTGAGCGGGCTTAATCTCGCCGTGCGTGCGTTTACCGCGCCGGACGAGCTGACGATTGCCCCTACGCCAATCTATCCACCGTTTCGCGGTTCGGCAAAACTGGCAGAACGGGGTCAGCTCAATCTGCCGCTGACGCTGAAACAGGGACGCTGGGTGCTGGATATGGATGCGGCTGAAGATCAGTTCACCAGCAAAGAGCGGCTGTTAATGCTGTGTAATCCGCAGAACCCGGGCGGCACCGTTTATCGGCGCGACGAACTGCAGGCGCAGCTGGAATTTGCGCATAAGCACGATCTTATCGTCTGTTCAGACGAGATCCACAGCGATCTGCTGCTGGAACCGGGCGCTAAACACATTCCGTTTGCGTCGCTGAGTGAAGATGCCGCTCAGCGCAGTGTGACACTGATGTCACCCTCCAAGAGCTTTAATATTGCTGGTCTGGGTGCGTCCATTGCCATTATCCCTGATGCTGAACTGCGTGCGCGCTTTAACCGAATGCGACGCGGTATTGTGCCGGATGTGGATATTCTGGCGCTCACCGCCGCGGCAGCGGCATGGCGCGAAGGTGAACCCTGGCTGCAGGCGCAGAATACCTACCTGCGAAGTAATCGTGACTGGCTGGTCTCACAGGTTAATAAAATGACCGGTCTGTCCGTCGCCGCGCCGGAAGCGACCTACCTGGCCTGGATCGACGCCAGTGCGCTGGGTGTGGCCAGTCCTGCCCTCTATTTTGAGAAGCACGGACTCGGCTTAACCGCCGGTCGCGAGTTTGGCAATGACCAGTTTGTCCGGCTCAATTTTGGCTGTACCCGCGCGCTGCTGGATGAGGCCGTTGCGCG
- the cmoB gene encoding tRNA 5-methoxyuridine(34)/uridine 5-oxyacetic acid(34) synthase CmoB, translating to MIDFGRFYQQIAVGPLAKWLEVLPAQISEWQRENLHGHFRDWYKSLEYLPLLEPQKLDLLHSVTADRDDISDRHREGIEKLLRNLMPWRKGPYFLYGTHINTEWRSDWKWERVIPHISPLAGRTVLDVGCGSGYHMWRMIGAGAHLVVGIDPMQLFLVQFEAVRKLLNDDRRAHMLPLGIEQLPALQAFDTVFSMGVLYHRRSPLDHLLQLKNQLVSGGELVLETLVIEGDVNQVLVPGERYAQMRNVFFIPSAKALKSWLEKSGFVDVRIVDFALTTTEEQRRTDWMTSESLAEFLDPDDPSKTVEGYPAPLRAVLVATKP from the coding sequence ATGATCGACTTTGGCCGTTTTTATCAGCAAATTGCAGTGGGCCCGCTGGCGAAGTGGCTGGAAGTCTTACCGGCGCAAATCAGTGAGTGGCAGCGTGAAAACCTGCACGGGCACTTTCGTGACTGGTACAAGTCGCTGGAGTATCTGCCGCTGCTGGAACCGCAAAAACTGGACCTGCTGCACAGCGTCACCGCCGACCGCGATGACATCAGCGACCGCCATCGTGAGGGGATTGAGAAATTACTGCGTAACCTGATGCCGTGGCGCAAAGGGCCTTATTTCCTCTATGGCACCCACATCAACACAGAATGGCGATCTGACTGGAAGTGGGAACGCGTGATACCGCACATCTCCCCGCTGGCGGGCCGCACAGTACTGGATGTCGGCTGTGGCAGCGGTTACCACATGTGGCGGATGATTGGCGCAGGCGCACACCTGGTGGTCGGCATCGATCCGATGCAGCTGTTCCTGGTGCAGTTCGAAGCAGTGCGTAAGCTGCTGAATGACGATCGCCGTGCGCATATGCTGCCGCTGGGCATTGAGCAACTCCCAGCGTTACAGGCGTTTGATACTGTATTTTCGATGGGTGTTCTCTATCACCGTCGTTCGCCGCTGGATCACTTGCTACAACTAAAAAATCAGCTGGTGAGCGGAGGCGAGCTGGTGCTGGAAACGCTGGTGATTGAAGGCGATGTGAATCAGGTGCTGGTGCCCGGTGAACGCTATGCACAGATGCGCAATGTGTTCTTTATCCCTTCAGCGAAAGCGCTGAAAAGCTGGCTGGAGAAAAGCGGCTTTGTCGATGTGCGGATTGTCGATTTTGCTCTGACCACCACCGAAGAGCAGCGCCGTACCGACTGGATGACCAGCGAGTCGCTGGCTGAATTCCTCGACCCTGATGATCCCAGCAAAACGGTTGAAGGCTATCCGGCGCCTCTGCGCGCCGTTCTGGTCGCCACCAAACCTTAA